ctttaacagttttaacccagctcagagtgaggaggatacttcagatccagtgcaggggccatgttttgggaagactttgacgagagggtagcaagcttgaggccttctgctccctcttctaagacctcagatgctataaaggtgcaggcctaccttgcagagtcactcttaccccgcacatcagaccctctggcctggtggaggagatgttcaccagtatacaaaagcctttctgaagtcacaaagacaagactttgcattgtggccacatctgtgccatctgaaagattgttttctaaaactgggcagattatctcagatagaagaaacagactcagcccatccaaggtcagggagcttgttttttttaatgcaaacatgccttaaagcaagtcctaaaaatatagccacagtgtgttatttattttaaagcttatttatttttatttatttagaaaaagactagcttgttgtgcaatatttttgttgttgttgtgattttaaaggtaatttgttattgttataaggctccgtagctttagtatctcttcattttcatttatttttatttaaatggtttaaaattatttggggaatagttatactctttgatataaagtttttattttggcacaaaagtgttatttattttaaaatgtattcattttaaattattatataaaaaaaagcaaagcttgttgtgcaatatttagttttttttttttttttttttttttttatattgtacttttaaagttcatttgttaaggttattagaccctgtggctttattatcttttagttttatctttattatacttttttattattttgatttattttggaatagttgtcctctttgatacaaagctttaatggcacaaaaataaacaataaacaacaattcaaaagtatgtacacagtgttttttaatgttatataaagtgtcatatgttacaaaagtatggtttatacagacaatctgatttaataactactctagccaatgttgtcacatcacgggacaaaagaacgaacaacccgaagaaccaaaagatgaactaatcaattctctttccggctcaatactgcattcttttactgtctatggttttagcgtacggggctgtcacgtgattaaggaatgactcgacccgaaccgaagactcatgagatgaactaatcaattctctttccggctcatattgcattggttttagcgtatgtggctgtcacgtgattaaggaacgagtcaaaaacccgatagacccgaactatgaactaatcaattctctttccggctcatattgcattggttttagcgtatgtggctgtcacgtgattaaggaacgagtcaaaaacccgaaagatccgaactatgaactaatcaattctctttccggctcatattgcattggttttagcgtatgtggctgtcacgtgattaaggaacgagtcaaaaacccgatagacccgaactatgaactaatcaattctctttccggctcatattgcattggttttagcgtatgtggctgtcacgtgattaaggaacgagtcaaaaacccgatagacccgaactatgaactaatcaattctctttccggctcatattgcattggttttagcgtatgtggctgtcacgtgattaaggaacgagtcaaaaacccgaaagacccgaactatgaactaatcaattctctttccggctcaagactccattgactgacaggtgaatccatagacatgtatggtgaatcactactactagaacagaacctatagaataatgcgcatgcgcgactgaacgaatcactccccgagacgactcgttcttcccgagtcacattaaagattcgttcaaaatgaacgaatcgttcaagaacgacacatcactagtcatcagcccgtttttatgacagtgaaaacagcggaatacagataggtgaattgtgtgaaaaatactgtttttttttcacacgcgaaacatgaacacgttatattgcacactgtaaacacaatcaaagcttcaaaaaagcacgaaaaacgggacctttaataaaaGGGATTTTGAGTATATTCCTTCAGGTTTACCGGTATaagttattaatgttgaaaaaccTCATTTTCGCCCTCTCTACTAAATCACTTTCATGGACACAACACACAAAGGTCACATGATTCTGTTTATTCAGCACAcactttatatttacatttgtgtttaaaCAGAAACCTTGAACCCAGAGATTGATTTGGCCAAACGTCAGTCACATTACTGGGACAGAGAAGAAAATCATCAATGCTTACGAGAAGTCATTTATATTTCAgaaggtctgatggcatcagtatatcatcattaGAATGAgatctacagagagagagaggaagaagagGGTTTTGGCCCAAAACCGGTCACATGTTCTTGTGAAGCTCAAATAATCCACGCAACAAACGTCAGATCTACAGAAACAGACATTTCATTtccataaagctttttttttggcATTACATAACTAGCTTTTGTTTGCTAGTAAACTAATTACCCATACATCTCCCCATACATTCAAAGCAGCTGATAAATAATCTGTGTGAACTCAGTCAGAAGTGTCTGTGAGGAACAAGAGTAATTGATATTTGGTCCAAGACCCAGTCAATCCTGTGGGAATATTAACAGATGTTGGACTATGAAGGCAGAACTCGATGGCACTAGACTACACACTGCTCTGACGTTCTCACAGGAACCTACAAAGAACGCTGCAACAACGTAAACAAAAAAGCCTTTTCAAAAGTGTTCGTCCACGTCCGATCCAGTTCCGTTATCAGACGGGTCCAAGAGTTCTTGACGACGGCGCATCACGGCAGCAAACTGAGCGCGCTCCACGGCGTCCTGtaaaaggtcagaggtcacagagGTCAGAGAGGGGTCAGTGGTTGCTCCCCTCATCGAAGGACTCCACGCCGGAGTCGCTCGCCGCCGCCGAGGCCAGCTTCTCCTGTCGTCTCCTCATGATCTCCTGCAGCTCCGAGGCGGCGCTCCtctacagacacagacagagaacaGTCACACCGGCGTTCCCAAATCACTCTCAGAGAACCATGCTAAAGGAACCGGGATTTGTTTTTGTCACAACATCAAATCACAGCATGCATGTTCATTTAGAtttctttgtaaaataaattgcatgatataatataaaaaaaataaaccactgtatttttaaatgcattgaattattaaacatttacacatttttgaatgactacaataaaaatatatgtatagatAGTTAACTACAAAACTGTTCAACAATCTCAGGTACAAGCTACTAACAAAGAGTAtcataaatgaacatttattcaATTTTGATTCCTTTGGATataattcacatttatatttcaactagtgctgtaaaaactatattataaacaaaggttttaaaataaaaatgatgtattatatttgtattgaTATACTTATGTTTTCTttctaaatataaacatttatatagtgGATGTGAAAACTTGATATCATGATGGATTTATTAAAtttaactagtgctgtcaaatgattagtggcatccaaaataaaggttgtgtttacataatacatgtgtgtgtactgtacagtatatttattatgtatatacaaatgcacacacatacggCATATgttcagaaaatatttacatatttgtattatatataaatgcatttaatatataaatgtaacatatttttcttaaatatatacatgcatgtgtgtatttataatatgcacaatacacacaaatatattatgcaaacaaaaacttttaatttggatgtagttaagtataaataaaaatagattttcgtttttaaataatatcaattaatattaaaggaaagcttaaatatatatttagcaaaatgttatttattctatCTGACTATCGAGTTCACATGCTGATTTATTGACACCTTTCTGTATTTAAACACTGATGGAGAGACAGAGAAGAAGAGCAGAAACCAGTGAATGAGGATGAAGGATCTTCATCCAACGAGTTAAGCAGCACTTGAGGGATTCTGGGAAAGCATCTATTCTCTAACTATGACAGAAGCCactaaactttttattttgggagggtttaaaaataattgaaattgcATTGACACTATCAGACGAGAACAAACgttgagctgaatgatgacactTTTACTAGTAGTACAGAGTTAGTTATGAACTAACTGTGTGGAGTTCATATTccaatttaaagggacagttcacccaaaaatgtaaattctgtcatcatttactcacactcaagttgtttcacacctgattttctttcttcttttaaacacaaaagaagatattttgtgaatGTTGTTGGGAATCAAACTGTTTTCGAGAGTCCCGCATGTCAACTCCAACATTCGTTGAATTGTTCTTTGAGAAAGAACctctaaactatccctttaagtagcaACTGGTTGATGCGTTAACTAAACAAGAGCAAAGCCACCTCGCTACGATACTGAAGTACCTTCAGAGGAACGTGGATTACACGTGAAGATCATGAGAGCGTCAGAAGAAGACCTGCGGACAGTAAACACACCACAGAAAAACCAAAGCGACTCTTGCCAGAGTTGAGCAACTCATCAGCACACAAACTAATCAGACTCGAGGTTTGATTTAGGGATCACTACTCTGCTATCACTTTCTCGTCGTACGGTCAGTGTGATGTGATCCGGTCCGAGACATTTGGATTGGGACCGAAGAGTTGAAAGAGGAatggagagagaaataagagaagGGAGAAGCTGAGGAAGTCGACTCACCTCGAGAGCAGCTTTCTGGACGGCGATCTGGCTGTAGACCCGAGCTCCATCATCAGGACAGACGGTCTTCAGCTCGTCTTTGTTCAGAGAGAAGAGCTGAGCGCCGGTCAGCACTCCTAGACTGTTGATAGTCCTGCAGAACAGACCACAACAGCTTTGAAGGGGTCATCTTCCTCATATCGAGTTATTCTCAGATGCCTGTCAGTGTGAGGTCACACAGACCCAAGCCCCTCCCACAATTGTTGATTGACACTAGCGTTCGACTTTAGCCCCGCCCTGATTGACTGTCATCAGTCCACTATTGTTTCACCGCTGGAGCAGCTGTAGACTAGAATGGCTCCTGAGTGATTAATAATGAACACATCAGTTGTCATTCACTCCCAATATCTGAGCCGCATGAAGATGTAGTGGattgcatttgtttttgaagggaatgcgcACCGATTTACATTAATGCGTCTATGTTCGCACGAATCATTCATAATCCAGCTTCCACTTTTAGAAGGAGTATAAGGTTTGTTAATGAATGTTTGCAAATTGCATTTCCTAATAATGTACTAATTAGCAAGTGTCTGAAGTAAACATACTTATGAGAACAGCTTGGCATTCCATGCaggagaggggcggggtcagcagagctcattagcatttaaaggaacatgcaCTGAAACGGCTCACTGATATTTACAAGTTAAAAAGGGACATTTTCACTCTACCATTAAGAAATTtgaaccaaagtatgttatagacttttcattaagaccctgaTGAAAGAGTCACTCACGCTTCGCTAAAGCCTTTGAGCTGCAGCCAGGCCTTGACGTCTTCCGGTGTGGAGTCGTACGTGATGTTGACCGCCGGCAGGCTGGAGGAGCGAGATGGAGCCTGTAACTTCTTCTGAGCGCTGCGGCCCAGAGTCAGTCTGTGCATCAGCTCGTCCTGAACCTCCTCCATGTTGGACTTCCGGCCTGAGAAACACACGGATaatgctgcaggtgtgtgtgtgtcgtttaCACATTGAGATACTATGACTTTTTTCATTAAGGGctcatgaactgcctttgttttttattttgtactgttctctgaggtccacttataatgttatcaagatttttaggtagtttttttttttttttttttttttttatagaagtaACAGGCTTTTTTTTGGCAGTGATGTAAAATCGAAAAAAGgtagtgatgtagaatcggtgggtggggatAAACAGGTAatgatgtagaatcagtgggcggggttAAACAGGTAGTTATGTGAaatggtgggtggggctaaacaggcagtgatgtaaaaTTGAAAACAGGTAGTGACGttgaatcggtgggcggggtttaacaggcagtgatgtagaagcaagTGTTGATGTTCTGTGGAGGTGGGGCTTATCCACACTAACACATCATAACATTccaagctgtttttagacttatGACAAAGTTTCGCGTTCTGATAATTTTGGtatctcagttcatgacccctttaatgttttGATTCGATTTGCCCAGTATGGCTTCTTTTTCAGAAAATgtgctgattgtgtgtgtgtgtgcgtacggCTGGCGGGCGCGGGTCTCTCTCGCTGATGATCTCTCATGGTCACGCCGTCGCTGCCGTTGTTGTGTTGTTGGCCGTTGGCCGCTGGTGTGTCCTGTTTTTGGGCGGATGCGGGCAGCAGTGGCGGGGTGGGGATCTGCAGTGGGGTGGGTGGAGGCGGGGCCACTGGGGTGGGCGGGGCTTCAGTCACAGCCGGTTTGGGCACATAATCTGAGCGCTGCTTCTGAACGGCACAAATAGCACAGCCAGTCACTGAACTGACCTCGCACTGGTGCACTTCCTGTTCACACAGGACATGCTGAAGCACTCGTGATTTAGTTCACCTGCAGACCTGCTGTAATCACATGATCAAATTCGCTTGGACATCAGATGAGCTCATCAAAGCCTTGAATCTGATTGCATGAGGTTTCCAaagggccattcacacagaacacgcTTTTCTATTCCAATGCGCTACTTCTCCCTTGGTTTTCTATGTAAACAACATGTACTAGATTGACCACTAATCATGCCTTGTGTTTTTCGCAGCATCTCACACATGAGCGCAGTGTTTTTAAGATGCCGTCTACAGTTAAAAGAGTTTAAACACGTACACACAGCGCTGTTCATTAATGTCAGTTCCAGAACAGTCCAATCAGAAGAGCCCGGAGGCGGGGCAAGCGTTGTTTACAGTAGCAAGTTTAGATGCATGACGTGTTCTGTGTGAAAGGCCCCTAACACACAGAGTAACAGTAGTTCATCATTTATACTGTATTAATAGTTATAAAGTCTAGCTGGCCTCTACACAGACAGATCTCTAGGAAAAACATCCTGAGATGGTTGATTATGGGGGGGTTCACTGACTGTGAGACAAAATAATCCAGTTACCTCGTTTAACTCGCCCAGTAATTGCTTGAGAGAAAAATGAAGAGTGACGTCAAAAATTAAAttcaacaacacacacaaacacacacacaatccaacaaataacacacacacacacacacacacacacacacacatgcatttactAGTCATTCCACAGACatctattgttttatttacagcttgTTATAAATACTAATTAACTTACACACTAACTCTATAAGAaaacaaaactgcatttttacaattcatgaaaaactaatttttataacatttttacaaaTGAGGATGTCTCTAACAGGAGGTTTTGTTAGGTTTAACTCACTTCTGtgtacaaatttgtccccaaggcacacacacacacacacacacacacacacacacagaaggagATAAACTGAACTAATGCAGGAAATCAAAAGAAACTGAACACAAACACTCCAGTTTACCTTAAACAACTCAAATTCCTTTTTTGGCATCATTAGCTTTAAGATGAACAGATGGCAAAACAAAGAGATGAAATGAAAGTGAAGATGAAGCACACAGACAGAAGCTGAGTAAgcgtctcgtgtgtgtgtgtgtgtgtgtgtgtgtcacctgtatGGTGTGGCTGTAGATGGGCTCTCCACGGCCCGTCATGTCCACTGCCCTGCTGATCTCCAAGATGTTGTTTGGCACATATCCCATAACCCCCGAGCTGTTTTGCACCTTCCACCACTGCTTCCTGTCATCCAGCACCTGATGGCCAATCAGATCGACACGTCACATGACAGACATCAcactgacatcatcatcatcatgtgacGTACCTCCACCACCTCGTCTTTCATCACAGACAGTTCAGTGTTGTTTCTGGCCACAAAGTCGTATCTGGATTTGGCAAAGTTCCTCTGCGTCCGGCTGTGAGCCTCTGGGTTCCTGAAGAGAAAGAGTCAATGAACCTCCacgaataaaaataaatcacgtCGTTTTTCAATAGAAAAAGATACATTTAactgagaagcaaaatgacttcAGACATTGTTTTCTTGCCTTGATTTCTGAAATAATATTCAAAACTAATTGAGTTTGAGCTTAGAACAAGAATATCTGCTAATGGGGTCAGAAAAATAGACTGGCAGATATTTGGTCTTATTTTAAcccttgtgtgtgtttttgatcaaactaGTTGTTAATGCAAACAGCATAGATTTGGTCAAAAGTGTGCATTGGACTTTTATTAGACTTAGacttttattagatttattaaacttttattaataaatgtacttaaaatgtCACACTCATTTCCTTTAATAAGTCTATTTTACACAAGGTGGAAGAATAGGTCCACaatgaaatgcattaaaattgcaatatttcaaatacttacattttaatgCAATACTTTAATCTAAAACCTTTAAGCATTAAATTAGGCAGACTTTCATTTGTCTGGCAAGTGCTTTTTCAGCTTCTTACTTATATAGCACCATTTTTAAAATCTGAAACtgcacaaaaaacaaataatgcattaaaatgaatgttATTGCTTGCTAAGCATTGACATATCCAAGactataataagaataataaaatctGCTTGGCGTTTAGTATAtggaaaataacagttttttgtttttttgtatgtgtgtatttttccCCCCACTTTATTTCTGAAGCAATTTTCCTTCTCAAGTAAACGTGTCTTGGTTGAACAATGCTGACATATTTGTTCTGCAAAACAAGACAATAACACAAAGGAACAACGTTAGTTTTTGCAGCGAAATCTCTTAAACACAAGCTCGCTCTCTTTAAATGCTGAATCTACAGATGAATGTAGTTATTGACCGACCGCTGCCACCATGGAGGAGCGTCTCAGAGCTCAAGAACGAGAAGGGGAAGTGTCTTTACTCCATCAGACGACAGAAACCTGGAGGTTTTAACAGATTGAGAGTTCAGGTCAGAGTTGAGAGTTTAGAGAAGCAGAATGAACCCAGAACAGCCCCAGAAGCGCAGCCTGCGCTGAGCCGGTTCTCCAGGGCGCGCGGTGCGGTCGCTCGTACCCAGGTGGGTTTTACCTATCTACATGACGGCTGACCGCGTGTTTAAAAGCAGCCACGGCCGTGTCTGGCTCCAGCAGGTGCAAGCGCTTGTAAGAGGTGTGTTTGTAGCCGTACCCGTCTGCACCGGGGAAGTCCTGAACCAGCGGCTGCTGTCAGGAGAGAAAACACTTCCATTTCAACAAGTGCTTCACAGCGTCACACCGTAAGTGTTAAAGGTGAAAGAGCGTCTCACGTCGAGCGGAGGTCTGTCCACGGGTCTCTGAGCCGCACCGAGCCTCTCCGCCAACTGAGCCACGTCCTGCTCACGAGACACCAGCACCGGCGGCTCCCAGCCGTCCCGAAAACACAGCGTGTGCGGAGGAAACGGGTGATCCTTCGGCCACTCCAACCTACACACGAGACAAGATGCTTgaacttgattttgttttgggtgtgtactagaacaggctctcatactaggttgttcgaaaaacacattctgtttcacatattttacattattacagcaCCCCTCCCtccagtctggcatgaacggctcgaatagttcctgtatcaaatgaaggacCGCCTTCTGAAACAccaaatgtgctgtgattggttagctgggcctgtgtgtgttgtgattggttagctgggtcaatgtgttgtgattggctccaCTGTGCCTGGTCTGGAAATGTCATGCCTCTTACCATAGCCGCCTGcaagcttcagtgtaaatattgagtcaaaatcaaataaatttgagCACGATTTAAACCCGGGTTATTTTAACCGTTCTGAGTTCGTCTGCCTAGCTATATTGTATCTGTAGTGTTGTCTAGCACTTATATCGGTTCAGCAGAGACTCATACACGTGTCTATGCTTTCAAAGACAATTAAGAGATTTAAATGTCATCAGTTGTTAAAAGTTAAGAGATTTAAATATAAGTTGGTTTTGTTtggttaaaatatgtaaatgtgagTTCATTTTGttccattaaaatgtttaaatatcagACAGTTTTATCCAATTAAAAGATTCAAATATCGGTTGGTTTTGTTCTGTTAAAATACTTAAATGACAGTTGAGCTTTTTCTTGTCATGAGCCTGGACCCggtgtttctctctctcaccaaCAGAGGACACCATTTCCCATTATCCCGGAGTCATTTACCTTTACTCCACACACCTgttcacccactcacacacacacacacacacacacacctggtgcccattgtcatggactatatattctcCTCTCACTCACCACTCTGCCTGGCATTTCTATTAAGAGACCGAATTATCGGTCAGTTTTGTTCAGTAAAGAGATTTAAATATCGGCTGTGtttgttctttaaaaatataaacatcagTCAGCTCTGTTAAGAGATTTAGATGTTGTTCGGTTAAAAGATTTAAATACCAGTCTGTTTTGTTAAGAGATTTAGTTTTGTTTggttaaaacattcaaatatcgATTGGTTTTgttccaataaaaaaaatgtaaatatcggtcgtttctgttaaaatgtttaaatatcggTTGGTTTTGTTCTGTTAGGAAACATAAATATAGATCAGttctgttaaaatgtttaaatatcggTTGGTTTTGTTCTGTTAAGAAACGTAAATATAGATCAGttctgttaaaatgtttaaatatcggTTGGTTTTGTTCTGTTAAGAAACGTAAATATCAGTTTTGTTCTAATAAGACATTAAAATATTGatcatatttgttttgttaatatttaaatacaagctgtttttgttcatttaagagaTTTAAACATCTGTTGTTTTTGTTCGATTAGGAGAATTAAATATCGgttgtgtttgttgtgtttttgtaaaaaatgtaacatttgtttGGTTAGGAGAGTTAAATATCGGTTGTTCtgtataaaattaaacatttgttcGGTTAGGAGAATTAAATATCGGTTGTGTTTGATCtgtaaaattttttacatttgttcgGTTAGGAGAATTAACTATTGGTTGTGTTTGCtctgtaaaaatataaacattacttggtttttttttttaggttttaaaaTTTAGATATCGGTTCCTCTTGTTTCTGTTAAATAATGTATATCTTGTTTGATTTTGTTCTATGAAAAGTTTTAAATATCggtcagttttgttattaatagaGACGCCCCAGTACCTGCATTTGGTCCATCCGTCTCCCAGCGTGACCCACAAGTGTCTCTCCTCCGCCGAACCCGCCGCATGCAGGAAGTCAATGGCTTCTCTGGTGAGGAGAGGAACGATCACGCTTTTAGCCAGATCCACTCCTCCAGACGTCTGGAtcacctgagacacacacacacacacaaacgtcagTCTGACAGAACAactgttccacacacacacacacacacatatagtcgtggccaaaagttttgagaattacaaatattagttttcaaaaagtttactGCAAAACtgattttagatctttgtttcagttgtttctgtgatgtactgaaatataattacaagcacttcatacgtttcaaaggcttttattgacaattacatgacatttatgcaaagagtcagtatttgcagtgttggcctttCTTTTTCAGgtcctctgcaattcgactgggcatgctctcaatcaacttctgggccaaatcctgactgatagcaacccattctttcataatcacttcttggagtttgtcagaattagtgggtttttgtttgtccacccgcctcttgaggattgaccacaagttctcaatgggattaagatctggggagtttccaggccatggacccaaaatttcaacattctggtccccgagccacttcgttatcacttttgccttatggcacggtgctccatcgtgctggaaaatgcattgttcttcaccaaactgttgctggattgttggaagaagttgctgttggagggtgttttggtaccattctttattcatggctgtgtttttgggcagaattgtgagtgagcccactcccttggatgagaagcaaccccacacatgaatggtgtcaggatgctttactgttggcatgacacaggactgatggtagcgctcaccttttcttctccggacaagcctttttccagatgccccaaacaatcggaaaggggcttcatcggagaatatgactttgccccagtcctcagcagtccattcactatactt
The DNA window shown above is from Carassius carassius chromosome 26, fCarCar2.1, whole genome shotgun sequence and carries:
- the eps8a gene encoding epidermal growth factor receptor kinase substrate 8a isoform X9 translates to MQSPDMNGFTGVTAQSSQINGHGSLSPDVPAKRTGGKALYGTDGVYFLHTSAKHKKKEQRKNYTKNSINSLTDTSQYHVEHLTTFVMDRKEAMLTIEDGIRKLRLLDAKGKVWTQDMILQVDGKAVSLIDNDSKNELENFPLASIQHCQAVMNACSYDSILALVCKESGQGKPDLHLFQCDDIKANLIHMDIESAVSDSKGGKVKKRPEVLKMILKSDGTIPPPPGGPAPELPGAVNQTDGKSRVASWTPWTNEQQEDDPQRHYTELDGSPGMSAAQVDRDVQILNHILDDIEHFVTKLQKAAEAFNDLSKRKKTKKSKKKGPGEGVLTLRAKPPSQEEFIDCFQKFKHAFNLLGKLKNHIQNPSAVDLVHFLFNPLKLVIQTSGGVDLAKSVIVPLLTREAIDFLHAAGSAEERHLWVTLGDGWTKCRLEWPKDHPFPPHTLCFRDGWEPPVLVSREQDVAQLAERLGAAQRPVDRPPLDQPLVQDFPGADGYGYKHTSYKRLHLLEPDTAVAAFKHAVSRHVDRNPEAHSRTQRNFAKSRYDFVARNNTELSVMKDEVVEVLDDRKQWWKVQNSSGVMGYVPNNILEISRAVDMTGRGEPIYSHTIQLMMPKKEFELFKQLLGELNEKQRSDYVPKPAVTEAPPTPVAPPPPTPLQIPTPPLLPASAQKQDTPAANGQQHNNGSDGVTMRDHQRERPAPASRRKSNMEEVQDELMHRLTLGRSAQKKLQAPSRSSSLPAVNITYDSTPEDVKAWLQLKGFSEATINSLGVLTGAQLFSLNKDELKTVCPDDGARVYSQIAVQKAALEVFF